The window AGGGAGGAGAGGAGCATCGGGTGCGGGAAGCCCCCGGGATCGACCGTGATCAGGGGGAGGACCTTGCCGAGATGGCGCGCGAGGTCGCCCTGTGAGAGGCGCGCGACGAGGTCAGCCGGCAGCTCAGGACCGAGGGAGCGGGACACGGTCCTGCGGGCGTGGTCGCGCCCGAGCCTCAGCCGCCGGCCTTGGCCGTCGGGACCGTAGCAGCTTCAGGCCGGCCGTCGTCGCCCATGGCGCAGGCCTGGCCGGCTCCTTCCATGTGGATGGAGAGGTCCTTAATGGTGGGGTTCTCGCCGCAGAGCGGACACTTCGGGTCGCGGCGGAGCTTCACCTCTCTGAAGCGCATGCCGAGGGCGTCATAGGTGAGGAGCCGCCCGATCAGCGGCTCGCCGAAGCCGGCGAGCAGCTTGATCGCCTCGGTCGCCTGCACCAGCCCGATCACTCCTGGGAGCACGCCCAGGACGCCGGCCTCGCTTCAGGAGGGGACCAGGCCCGCCGGGGGCGGGTTCGGGTAGAGGCAGCGGTAGCAGGGCCCCCGGTCCGGAGCGAGGACCGTGGCCATGCCCTCGAACTGGAAGATCGAGCCGTGGACGTTGGTCTTCCCTTCGAGGTAGCAGGCGTCGTTGACCAGGTAGCGGGTCTCGAAGTTGTCCGAGCCGTCGACGATCAGGTCGTAGTCCGTGATCACGTCCATGACGTTGTCGACGGTGATGCGCATCGGAAGCGCGATCACGTTGACGTCGGGGTTGATCGCCTTGATCGTGCGCGTGCCGGACTCGACCTTCGCCTTGCCGATGTCCGCGGTGGTGTGGAGGAC is drawn from Candidatus Rokuibacteriota bacterium and contains these coding sequences:
- the moeB gene encoding molybdopterin-synthase adenylyltransferase MoeB, producing the protein MKTLKEMLAEARRVVPEEGPADLERRLKSGDKVVVIDVRDPDEFRDGHIEAANNISRGFLEFRIGTAVTDPNTPIVLYCQTGLRSVLAAKALRELGYTTVINLQGGYQKWVQSGLPVVREVPMTPDQIQRYSRHFLLAQVGDKGQRRLLRSKVLLIGAGGLGSPIGLYLAAAGVGTLGLMDGDVVDITNLQRQVLHTTADIGKAKVESGTRTIKAINPDVNVIALPMRITVDNVMDVITDYDLIVDGSDNFETRYLVNDACYLEGKTNVHGSIFQFEGMATVLAPDRGPCYRCLYPNPPPAGLVPSUSEAGVLGVLPGVIGLVQATEAIKLLAGFGEPLIGRLLTYDALGMRFREVKLRRDPKCPLCGENPTIKDLSIHMEGAGQACAMGDDGRPEAATVPTAKAGG